The Paracholeplasma brassicae genome contains a region encoding:
- a CDS encoding ABC transporter permease produces the protein MAFFISQSLFFIIPLLIVALAGMFSEKSGTVNIALEGIMVIGAFCGIFFLNRMQAAGVLSDNKQLLIMLSVFVGGFGGIVFASLLGFLAINMRADQTIGGTALNILAASLAIFLAKTLQSNGAAQIGFDPQGFSLGGKFLRDVFPNINYIFFDRAYITTYFGLLLFGLSTVIIYKTRFGSRLSACGEHPEAAQSVGINVVFYRWAGVLISGFLAGMGGVIYILPISVSFEGTVAGYGFLALAVLIFGQWKPVRILWAAIFFGMFKALSVTFFGMDWVKALSEIWPLFPFGMVFKMLPYLATMVVLAISSKRSFAPKASGKPFIAKGR, from the coding sequence ATGGCATTCTTTATTAGTCAATCGTTATTTTTTATCATTCCATTGCTAATTGTTGCTTTAGCGGGGATGTTTTCTGAAAAGAGTGGTACTGTAAATATAGCCCTTGAGGGAATTATGGTTATTGGTGCATTTTGTGGTATTTTCTTTTTAAATCGTATGCAAGCAGCGGGTGTTTTATCTGATAATAAGCAATTGTTAATTATGCTTAGTGTATTTGTTGGTGGTTTTGGTGGTATTGTTTTTGCGTCATTGTTGGGCTTTTTAGCAATCAACATGCGTGCCGATCAAACCATTGGTGGAACCGCACTTAATATTCTAGCCGCTTCATTAGCGATTTTCTTAGCAAAAACACTTCAATCAAATGGGGCTGCTCAAATTGGATTTGATCCACAAGGATTTAGCTTAGGCGGTAAATTTTTAAGAGATGTATTTCCAAACATAAACTACATATTTTTTGATCGAGCTTACATTACAACTTATTTTGGTCTATTACTCTTTGGGTTATCAACGGTTATCATTTACAAAACACGTTTTGGCTCACGTTTATCTGCTTGTGGTGAACACCCTGAGGCAGCACAATCCGTTGGTATCAATGTTGTATTCTACCGCTGGGCTGGCGTTTTAATCTCAGGTTTTCTCGCTGGTATGGGTGGTGTGATCTACATATTACCAATTTCAGTTAGTTTCGAAGGTACCGTCGCAGGGTATGGATTCTTAGCGTTAGCGGTATTAATTTTCGGCCAATGGAAACCGGTTCGTATTTTATGGGCTGCGATTTTCTTTGGAATGTTTAAAGCGCTATCGGTCACATTCTTTGGTATGGATTGGGTAAAAGCGCTGTCTGAGATTTGGCCATTATTTCCGTTTGGAATGGTATTTAAGATGTTACCTTACCTAGCAACCATGGTTGTGCTTGCGATATCATCGAAACGATCGTTTGCACCTAAGGCTTCTGGTAAACCATTTATTGCAAAAGGACGTTAA